The DNA segment GAAGCAAAACATCCGAAGTTCGGAAAAAATTATTGGTGGAATTCTGAAGCAACAATGAAAGTGAAAATGGAGCCAACACGAAAAGGTTTCGGAAATTCACTTGCGGAAAACGGCGATGATGAGAGAATTGTTTGCTTAGGACTTGATATTTCCGGCTCCATCACTATAAGCGATTTTTATACTTCAAAACCGGAACGAAAGAAACGATGGCTCAGTATGGGAATTGCAGAACAATCAGCAACAGCTGCAGCCGCCGGTTTAGCAAAAGAAGGAAAAATTCCTGTTCTCGGAACATACGGAACGTTTGCCGCCGCAAGAAATCTTGACCAAATTCGCACGTCGGTTTGCTATGGAAATTTTGATGTGTTAATTGCCGGCGCGCACGGAGGAGTTTCCGTTGGTCCTGATGGAGCAACACATCAAGCGTTGGAAGATTTATTTGCAATGTGTGGTTTACCGAATATGTCTGTAATAGTTCCGTGCGATGCTATTGAAACGAAAAAAGGAACGACATATTTTCTCTTGAAACATTTTGGTCCGGAATACATACGATTTGCCCGCGAAGCAACTCCGGTTGTAACAAAAGAAAATACTCCATTTGTGTTTGGCAAAGCGAATATCATTCGGTTGAGGAAGGAAGCCGATAATTTTGTTGACGCATTCGAAACAATTCTTGCTTCAGAATATAAAAACGAATTAGAGCATCTTACGATTATCGCTAGTGGACCAATGGTACCGGAAGCAATGCGCGCTGCGTATATTTTGAAAAAAGAGTTTGAATGGGAAACAAGAATTATCAATATGCACACGTTGAAACCAATTGATGAATCTGTTATTGTTCAATCGGCAAAAGAAACCGGAATCATTATAACTGCCGAAGAACATCAAATTGGCGCTCTTGCGTGGCGAGTCAGTGAAATAATAACTTCAAGCAAAGAACTTTATGGTTTACCGATTATTACGGGAGCGATAGGAGTAAAAGACCGTTTTGGTGATTCCGGTGCGCCGTGGGAATTAGTAAAGGAATTTGAAGTGAGCGCGGAATATATTGCAGCAAAAGCAATTGAATTGATGAAAGTCAAGAAATGAAAAAAGGAATTCTTTTTTACAAAATGAAAAAGTTCAAAGTACATTTTACTTTGAACTTTTTAATTTTTAACTTTTAACCGTTTTGCGGAAAGGGTGGGATTCGAACCCACGGTCCCCTTTAGGGGGACACACGCTCTCCAGGCGTGCCAATTCAACCGCTCTTGCACCTTTCCGAAAATCCGTTTTTTTATATTGTTAAAAATTTTCGTGTCAAATATACTATTTACATTTATCTCATAAAAAATATTCGCTATGAGAAATCTATTTTGTTTTATCATTTCGTCCTTTATTATCTTTAGTACCTACGCATTATTTTCGCAGGAAAAAAAAGAACGATGGCTTACTCCAGCAGAAATTTCGAATTTTCAGGAAACGCCTCGGTATGCAGAAACAATGAACTTTCTTAGAAATATGGAGCGTGCTTCAAAATCCATTCGCATAATGAATTTGGGGAAAACGCCTGAAGGACGAATGTTGCCGCTCATCGTCGTTACGTCGAAAACAATCGAAGTAAATCCCAGCAAAGCGCAATCATCCGGGAAAGCAATTGTTTTGATTCAAAATGGAATTCACGCTGGAGAAATTGATGGAAAGGATGCTTGCTTGATGTTGTTGCGAGATATGTGTATTCTAAAAGAAAAAGAATATCTGCTTGATAAAATAATTTTGCTCATTCTTCCGTTCTACAATCTTGATGGGCACGAACGAGTTGGAGTATATAACCGCATAAATCAAAACGGACCACGGGAGATGGGATGGAGAACAACATCGCAAAACTTAAATTTGAATCGAGACTATATGAAAGCAGATGCGCCGGAAACAAGGATGTGGCTCAAGATGTTCAATGAATGGTTACCAGATTTTTTTATTGATTGCCACGTTACCGATGGAGCGGATTATCAATATGTAATTACTTACGCAATAAGCGACCAAATGAATGTTCCATGGAGCGTGCGCAATTGGATAAAAAATGAATTTTTATCTTCGATTCAAACATCAATGAGCCAAAAAAACACACTGATGTCGCCGTATATTCTCTGGAAAGAAGAACACGATGTTACCAAAGGATTAATTGGTGGAGTTGCACCTCCGCGTTTTAGCACTGAATATTGCGTACTTCAAAACCGTCCCGGTTTTTTGATTGAATCGCATATGCTGAAAGATTATCAATCTCGTGTGAATGCTACGTACCAACTCTTGGTTTCTCTCCTTGAAAAAATACATTCCGATGCGGGAAAATTACGACTTGCAGTTCGCGAAGCGGATGAAGAAATAATTTCTGCTGGCGAAACAGCAGATGGAACATTTTCACTTCCGTTGGATTATGAACTTGAAATGAATGAAACCAATGATTCACTGTTGTATTTAGGGTATCAATACCATCTTGAAAAAAGTGAAGTTTCAAATGGAACATGGATACAATTTTCCAATAAACCTGCGAATGTAACTATCCCGTTTTTCAATACCGTAAAACCAACCGTTGAAATTCAACTTCCGTATGCGTACATCATTCCAAAACAATGGACGAAAGTTATTGAGATATTGCAAGCGCATACTATTAGATTGAATCGTTTAACACGGGAAACAGAACTGGAAGTAGAAACGTATAAATTTTCTCAGCCGAAATGGAATGAACGACCGTATGAAGGAAGGCACACGGTAAATTTTAAGACCGAAAAAATTTCCGAACGAAAATTATTTCCTGAAGGTTCGTTGGTAGTATTGATGAATCAACGTACTGCAAAAGTTGCGGCACATTTGTTTGAACCGCAAGCGCCTGATGCCTTAGTCCGTTGGGGATTTTTTGATGCTGTTTTTGAACAAAAAGAATACGGCGAAAGTTATGTTCTCGAAAAACTTGCGCGTGAGATGATGGAAAAAGATGCAGCGTTGAAGAAAGAATTTGAATCGAAACTTGCTTCCGATTCTTCATTTGCAAAAAATTCGTATGAGCGATTGAATTTCTTTTACAAAAAATCTCCCTATTGGGATTACCGCAAAGATGTGTATCCTGTTGCTCGGATTCCTAAAAAAATTGTGCTTCCTCTGGAATTGAAAAAATAATTTTCATTGTGCATTGTAAATTTTTGATTTCTTTTATGAAAAGAACTGTTTTCTATTTCATCGTTTGTATTTCGTTAGCAAATGCTCAGCAACATTGGAGCATCAGTAACAGTCCAACTTCTTTAAATCTTTCAGAAGTTTTTTTTAGAGATAGTCTTTTCGGATGGATTGGAGGCGATTCCGGAATGATATTTCGTACAACAAACAGCGGAAATAGTTGGGAAAAACAAATGAGTGGCGTAACGACAAAATTGGTAGATATTTATTTTCTTAACAACAATCTTGGATGGGCTTTGACGTGGACATCGGATTCACCGCCG comes from the Ignavibacteria bacterium genome and includes:
- a CDS encoding transketolase — encoded protein: MALIDSKTGNIIREYSIDELKENARFMRGYNLVALHAAGSGHSGGTLSIMDITAALYLRIANADPNNALWEERDRIIWSTGHKAPSLYLGLAFAGYYPREDVMLLRKLYSPFQGHPHWLKVAGVEASTGSLGQGLSIAVGIALAGKLNGKNYKTFCIMGDGEQQEGQIWEAVMEASHYQLDNLIGIVDCNRLQIDGLVKDVMNVEPLEEKYKSFGWNVLRIDGHDMQRIVDGFEKAKKNTDGKPLVILCDTIKGKGVSFMEDVAGWHGKSPSYEEMIKGLTELGLNEKLPVNDLLEKSKTYQKDVEKKLEAKHPKFGKNYWWNSEATMKVKMEPTRKGFGNSLAENGDDERIVCLGLDISGSITISDFYTSKPERKKRWLSMGIAEQSATAAAAGLAKEGKIPVLGTYGTFAAARNLDQIRTSVCYGNFDVLIAGAHGGVSVGPDGATHQALEDLFAMCGLPNMSVIVPCDAIETKKGTTYFLLKHFGPEYIRFAREATPVVTKENTPFVFGKANIIRLRKEADNFVDAFETILASEYKNELEHLTIIASGPMVPEAMRAAYILKKEFEWETRIINMHTLKPIDESVIVQSAKETGIIITAEEHQIGALAWRVSEIITSSKELYGLPIITGAIGVKDRFGDSGAPWELVKEFEVSAEYIAAKAIELMKVKK
- a CDS encoding peptidase M14, with protein sequence MRNLFCFIISSFIIFSTYALFSQEKKERWLTPAEISNFQETPRYAETMNFLRNMERASKSIRIMNLGKTPEGRMLPLIVVTSKTIEVNPSKAQSSGKAIVLIQNGIHAGEIDGKDACLMLLRDMCILKEKEYLLDKIILLILPFYNLDGHERVGVYNRINQNGPREMGWRTTSQNLNLNRDYMKADAPETRMWLKMFNEWLPDFFIDCHVTDGADYQYVITYAISDQMNVPWSVRNWIKNEFLSSIQTSMSQKNTLMSPYILWKEEHDVTKGLIGGVAPPRFSTEYCVLQNRPGFLIESHMLKDYQSRVNATYQLLVSLLEKIHSDAGKLRLAVREADEEIISAGETADGTFSLPLDYELEMNETNDSLLYLGYQYHLEKSEVSNGTWIQFSNKPANVTIPFFNTVKPTVEIQLPYAYIIPKQWTKVIEILQAHTIRLNRLTRETELEVETYKFSQPKWNERPYEGRHTVNFKTEKISERKLFPEGSLVVLMNQRTAKVAAHLFEPQAPDALVRWGFFDAVFEQKEYGESYVLEKLAREMMEKDAALKKEFESKLASDSSFAKNSYERLNFFYKKSPYWDYRKDVYPVARIPKKIVLPLELKK